One genomic segment of Helianthus annuus cultivar XRQ/B chromosome 14, HanXRQr2.0-SUNRISE, whole genome shotgun sequence includes these proteins:
- the LOC110907954 gene encoding UPF0047 protein C4A8.02c, which yields MQSSSSVSLAVGVGGIKKSSWFAVKSVGSNTTLSDPCSVMAAPKWAQKTITLPPHNRGCHLITPKILKEIGEDLSGFNCGLANLFLQHTSASLTINENYDSDVRADTETFLNKIVPEGRSAPWKHTLEGPDDMPAHIKSSMFGCALTIPITNGKLNMGTWQGIWLCEHRDEPTARKVVVTLNGI from the exons ATGCAATCCTCCTCCTCCGTGTCATTAGCAGTAGGAGTGGGTGGGATAAAAAAGTCGAGTTGGTTTGCGGTGAAGTCTGTTGGTAGCAACACCACCTTAAGCGATCCTTGTTCGGTCATGGCGGCTCCCAAATGGGCCCAGAAGACAATAACGCTTCCTCCTCACAACCGTGGTTGCCACCTTATTACTCCTAAG ATCTTGAAGGAAATTGGAGAAGATCTGTCCGGATTTAACTGTGGGCTAGCAAATCTCTTTC TGCAGCATACTAGTGCCTCGTTAACTATCAATGAAAATTATGACTCGGATGTTCGAGCTGACACTGAGACCTTTCTTaacaaaatcgtccctgag GGAAGATCTGCACCATGGAAACATACTCTCGAAG GTCCAGATGATATGCCAGCACACATCAAATCATCCATGTTTGGCTGTGCTCTTAC GATACCAATTACCAATGGGAAGCTTAACATGGGAACCTGGCAG GGCATATGGCTGTGTGAGCATCGTGATGAACCTACTGCACGTAAAGTTGTGGTCACTCTAAATGGAATTTGA
- the LOC110907953 gene encoding protein STICHEL-like 4 has translation MTSTLASQKTIADPDKSRLKSQSSASNRLRTTTQRRRATVNVRGGKMKAKQKQQANANESTSSLLISNKYQPRKFEEIVGQNIVVKTLSNAVNKKKIAPLYLFHGPNGTGKTSTARVFSMALNCESTYDNNTKPCCNCKGCSRSLYMMELCSGSGFEKIKTLLNNTSLAQTVSGFKVVLIIEECHLLTLEAWDEVMSLSDASNLVFVLITHVDVSAITANISSRCHKFYFKKLNDDDIAERLSRIIASEGMVIENEALKLIVYKSQGSLRDAENILDQLALLGPTINTSAAKQLVGLIPQSELLDLLAMAVSGDTVNTIRNAKKLMNECAVEPASFVSQLTNLITELLSGDLSSSPHTNLLSKTRLCYILKLLVDTESSSTTNIIEAFLDITSVNASSMPHSSSSFGEITPTHDSDAKRGSLSDMEQLWKDVLKGIQSSHTQKFLHQAKLALLSITNTNAFVHLTFTRRQDKMAAEVSQQSLAKALGVAIGCPVTLHMSLDEPSTFEADAKTKIDTWYSQRHNTNKNINGESSHGLRLTKSKSCSTSQPNYSTKGKEARNPTSDTKDQQTTNLTQAVDRQPPLRHRWLSLSSIQQSDASVEPYSQDIIYANLIQAGADSKHAATQSNKQPPRHRRRPSLSSIPQNDASVEPYSQDVTYANVNNDILRNKGFSKSSRSRESADQLRSNPTWCC, from the exons ATGACATCAACGTTGGCAAGCCAAAAGACGATAGCAGATCCAGACAAGAGCAGGCTCAAATCTCAAAGCAGTGCTTCAAATAGACTGAGAACAACTACTCAAAGAAGAAGAGCGACTGTGAACGTCAGGGGTGGAAAGATGAAGGCCAAACAGAAGCAGCAAGCTAACGCTAATGAATCAACAAGCAGTCTCTTGATCAGTAACAAGTATCAGCCAAGGAAATTTGAAGAGATCGTGGGCCAAAATATAGTGGTTAAGACCCTTTCTAATGCGGTCAACAAGAAGAAGATTGCTCCTCTTTATCTCTTCCATGGGCCCAATGGGACAGGGAAGACATCCACAGCTAGAGTGTTTTCAATGGCTTTAAACTGTGAATCAACTTATGATAATAATACTAAACCATGTTGCAATTGCAAAGGCTGTTCTAGAAGCCTCTATATGATGGAGTTGTGCTCGGGTTCTGGCTTTGAAAAAATCAAAACACTCCTCAATAACACCTCTTTAGCTCAAACTGTTTCGGGATTCAAGGTGGTTCTTATCATTGAAGAGTGTCATCTGTTAACTTTGGAGGCATGGGACGAGGTTATGAGTTTATCAGATGCTTCAAATCTTGTATTTGTGCTCATAACTCATGTTGACGTGAGCGCTATCACTGCAAATATCTCATCACGATGTCACAAATTTTACTTCAAGAAGCTAAACGATGATGATATCGCTGAAAGGCTATCTCGAATTATTGCCAGTGAAGGTATGGTGATCGAAAACGAAGCATTGAAACTCATCGTTTACAAATCACAAGGTTCCTTGAGAGATGCTGAAAATATATTGGATCAGCTGGCCTTGTTGGGCCCCACCATCAATACCTCAGCAGCCAAACAGCTG GTAGGCCTGATTCCACAAAGTGAACTGCTGGATTTGCTAGCAATGGCCGTCTCAGGCGACACCGTAAACACaatcagaaatgcaaagaaaTTGATGAATGAATGTGCGGTTGAGCCAGCGTCCTTTGTATCTCAGCTAACAAATCTCATCACCGAACTTCTCTCTGGGGATTTATCATCTTCACCACACACAAATCTCCTAA GTAAAACAAGACTCTGCTACATACTTAAGTTACTAGTTGACACAGAAAGCTCCTCAACTACAAACATAATAGAAGCTTTTCTAGATATCACTTCTGTGAACGCCTCAAGCATGCCacattcatcatcatctttcggTGAAATAACACCGACTCATGATTCAG ATGCCAAGAGAGGAAGCTTAAGCGACATGGAACAACTATGGAAAGATGTGCTCAAAGGAATACAAAGCTCCCACACACAAAAATTTCTTCATCAAGCAAAGCTAGCATTGTTGTCCATTACCAATA CCAATGCTTTTGTACATTTGACTTTTACAAGACGACAAGATAAGATGGCCGCAGAAGTTTCACAACAAAGCTTAGCCAAGGCACTTGGAGTTGCAATTGGGTGTCCGGTTACTCTCCATATGAGCCTCGATGAACCATCAACCTTTGAAGCAGATGCTAAAACTAAAATCGACACATGGTATTCTCAACGGCACAACACTAACAAGAACATCAACGGTGAATCTTCACATGGTTTAAGACTCACAAAATCGAAATCCTGCTCAACGTCTCAACCAAATTATTCAACAAAAGGAAAAGAAGCACGCAACCCAACGTCAGACACAAAAGATCAACAAACAACAAATTTGACACAAGCAGTCGACAGGCAGCCTCCTTTAAGACATAGATGGTTGTCTTTATCTTCAATCCAACAGAGCGATGCAAGCGTTGAGCCTTACAGTCAAGACATAATATACGCAAATTTAATACAAGCAGGAGCCGACTCCAAACATGCTGCAACACAAAGTAACAAGCAGCCTCCAAGACATAGAAGAAGGCCATCTCTATCTTCAATCCCACAGAACGATGCAAGTGTTGAGCCTTACAGTCAAGACGTAACATATGCAAATGTTAACAATGACATACTGAGGAACAAAGGTTTCTCAAAGAGTTCCCGTTCACGAGAATCAGCAGATCAATT ACGATCAAATCCCACATGGTGCTGTTGA